One Hydrogenophaga crassostreae genomic region harbors:
- the manD gene encoding D-mannonate dehydratase ManD, whose amino-acid sequence MKITSAKVIVCAPSRNFVTLKIETDEGLTGIGDATLNGRELAVASYLTDHVIPCLIGRDPQQIEDIWQYLYKGAYWRRGPVTMSAIAGVDTALWDIKAKAANMPLYQLLGGKSRTGVMVYGHANGKDIGHTVEEVLRYKEMGYKAIRAQSGVPGLEKVYGVGRGTMFYEPADADLPSEHDWSTEKYLRHTPELFDKVRAAVGPDIHLLHDAHHRLTPIEAGRLGKDLEPYRLFWLEDTTPAENQESFRLIRQHTTTPLAVGEIFNTIWDCKDLIQNQLIDYIRATVVHAGGITHLRRIADFAALYQVRTGCHGATDLSPVCMGAALNFDLWVPNFGIQEYMRHTEETDAVFPHAYTFKDGYMHPGETPGHGVTIDETLAAKYPYQRAYLPVNRLQHDGTLCSW is encoded by the coding sequence ATGAAAATCACATCCGCCAAGGTCATCGTCTGCGCGCCGAGCCGCAACTTCGTCACCTTGAAAATCGAAACCGATGAAGGTCTGACCGGCATCGGTGATGCCACGCTGAACGGCCGCGAACTGGCCGTGGCCAGCTACCTCACCGACCATGTCATTCCTTGCCTGATCGGACGCGATCCGCAACAGATCGAAGACATCTGGCAGTACCTCTACAAAGGTGCTTACTGGCGCCGTGGCCCGGTCACCATGAGCGCCATTGCAGGCGTCGATACGGCACTTTGGGACATCAAGGCCAAAGCCGCCAACATGCCGCTTTACCAGTTGCTGGGCGGCAAGAGCCGAACCGGCGTGATGGTCTATGGCCACGCCAACGGCAAAGACATTGGCCACACAGTGGAAGAAGTGCTGCGCTACAAGGAAATGGGCTACAAAGCCATCCGCGCTCAAAGCGGCGTACCTGGCCTGGAAAAGGTCTATGGCGTGGGCAGGGGCACCATGTTCTACGAACCGGCCGATGCCGATCTGCCCAGCGAACACGACTGGTCCACAGAGAAATACCTGCGCCATACCCCCGAACTGTTCGACAAGGTGCGCGCCGCCGTTGGCCCTGACATCCACCTGCTGCACGACGCTCACCACCGCCTCACACCCATCGAGGCCGGACGTCTGGGCAAAGACCTTGAGCCCTACCGCCTGTTCTGGCTGGAAGACACCACGCCTGCCGAGAACCAGGAGTCGTTCCGCCTGATCCGCCAACACACCACCACGCCGCTGGCCGTGGGCGAAATTTTCAACACCATCTGGGACTGCAAAGACCTGATCCAGAACCAGCTGATCGACTACATCCGGGCCACCGTGGTGCATGCCGGGGGCATCACCCACCTGCGCCGCATCGCCGACTTCGCCGCGCTCTACCAGGTGCGCACAGGCTGTCATGGCGCCACCGACCTCTCGCCGGTGTGCATGGGCGCAGCACTCAACTTCGACCTCTGGGTGCCCAATTTCGGCATCCAGGAGTACATGCGCCACACCGAGGAGACCGATGCGGTTTTCCCTCACGCTTACACCTTCAAAGACGGCTACATGCACCCGGGTGAAACACCCGGCCATGGGGTCACCATCGACGAAACGCTGGCAGCCAAGTACCCCTATCAACGGGCCTACCTGCCGGTGAACCGCTTGCAACACGACGGCACCTTGTGCAGCTGGTGA